A single region of the Zootoca vivipara chromosome 2, rZooViv1.1, whole genome shotgun sequence genome encodes:
- the RPL32 gene encoding large ribosomal subunit protein eL32, with protein MPALRPLIKPKIVKKRTKKFIRHQSDRYVKIKRNWRKPRGIDNRVRRRFKGQILMPNIGYGSSKKTKHMLPSGFRKFLVHNVKELEVLMMSNKSYCAEIAHNVSSKNRKVIVERAAQLAIKVTNPNARLRSEENE; from the exons ATGCCGGCCCTCAgacccctcatcaagcctaaGATCGTCAAGAAGAGGACCAAGAAGTTCATCCGCCATCAATCTGATCGCTATGTCAAAATTAAG CGTAACTGGCGGAAGCCCAGAGGTATTGACAACAGAGTCCGCAGAAGGTTCAAGGGCCAAATCTTGATGCCCAACATTGGGTATGGTAGCAGTAAGAAGACAAAGCACATGTTGCCTTCAGGATTCAGAAAGTTCCTTGTCCACAACGTCAAAGAGCTGGAGGTGCTGATGATGAGCAACAA GTCCTATTGTGCAGAGATTGCTCACAATGTTTCATCCAAGAATCGGAAGGTAATTGTGGAAAGAGCAGCTCAGCTTGCTATCAAAGTCACCAATCCAAATGCCAGACTGCGCAGTgaggaaaatgaataa